From the Solea senegalensis isolate Sse05_10M linkage group LG16, IFAPA_SoseM_1, whole genome shotgun sequence genome, one window contains:
- the LOC122783095 gene encoding cyclin-dependent kinase 2-interacting protein, with protein sequence MEGESRDVTSFNRKCSAVTGSARKIRDNMADWHNLMLKWDKLNEDGFSVASNVVNLRLSQSSQLSSSSAPPGGAAELQDQCCKLQHIFDKMVTMVGVVTRMENLMTSQRGLRDLEEFQFGPEGRQCPLFHTWDTKEFVGACHFLWESFVQEVKLKQIILQEVAHTISADLCAVYLSCWLHQPFNPAHNRHMLEALLLETGHRPL encoded by the exons ATGGAGG GTGAATCACGTGACGTGACCTCCTTCAACAGGAAATGCTCAGCCGTCACAGGAAGTGCACGAAAGATCAGAGACAACATGGCCGACTGGCACAACCTGATGCTGAAGTGGGACAAGCTGAATGAGGACGGATTCAGTGTCGCGTCCAACGTCGTTAACCTGAGACT GTCTCAGAGCAGTCAGCTGTCGTCATCATCGGCTCCCCCAGGTGgcgctgcagagctgcaggaccAATGCTGCAAACTCCagcacatttttgacaaaatggTGACGATG gtgGGTGTGGTGACAAGGATGGAGaatctgatgacatcacagcgaGGTCTTCGTGATCTGGAGGAATTTCAGTTTGGACCTGAAGGAAGACAATGTCCACTGTTTCACACGTGGGACACTAAAGAGTTTG TGGGGgcgtgtcacttcctgtgggaGTCGTTTGTTCAGGAAGTGAAGCTGAAGCAGATCATCCTACAGGAAGTGGCTCACACGATCAGCGCTGACCTTTGTGCCGTCTACCTGTCCTGCTGGCTGCATCAGCCCTTTAACCCCGCCCACAACCGACACATGCTCGAGGCTCTGCTGCTGGAAACTGGACACCGCCCACTATGA
- the znf839 gene encoding uncharacterized protein znf839 produces MADNEDDSGSIRKKSPPHAVFCSQSAGTQGTQPRERVSASPSGSGAQLEHVLQRCPDEQSVIVGTELALGSDLVNTTIIYVQPDGSLVDGSGLTSEQQQALLEQLTKQELVQVSDLEAAQLLQQSQAKTVPVHSAVLEPSQLQQVINQVTKSKQPQVHIQASKQKQSQVPQQNLIQVPQLSMKNQNNASQQLKSVAQQVAMQTSGMVQVVQKKLEPVRIQIQVPPKQEVKPGAALQQNNVLVHQPQVKLSTNGSVSSAQIIHLQPVVGQQGQQFFFQQSPGDPHIQLLLQSPAPVVGSLLPVVHKVTGQTTKMATASGPSPKPAVSLSAVKTPPPPTTVSIPIIKSPANDPTAAGKSPLKSPNINTPAPRQMTTPPPAAPAVKDKERDDKKKVKTRQKKVLKVQTRSGRVSRPPKYKAKDYMFIKTEDLADSHQSDSDDYSDMSVEEEGEGGRKDGHVPGTSPSLTYSHKSRSHRCQTCDKAYIGPGGLNRHYKLNPSHGDPETPDNQPSNALGDISQSQETIATEGRDKTAAAMATNRVDIGPASAFGLKSCHHRGPGRPRGRGRGRGRLLAPSPKLPHMTVGLVSRRGRRGRPPKLSVTSEQQTQKRRDRLHELVEQCEDEELMDIVLPRLTQVLSLWELLLAKVERGGSARTRFPDVYREYESLQVHVKEAAQDYIINPQAGATPLEVTNIEVARSLGILDEVNRMKVVPGAAPPSSLTNKNVRYMENSKMLPPSKRFKMENSIQVQQNGIEKYTTGGTTETSATSATSVTSSLKTCSVSVSPLMIPDGSKLTLATDSASSSCGSTLVEALPPETTGVSSGEDQGEGPLLADQVQSQHQVLKTPDIKAQMKELEEVQGRGPGSGCVHTPGSTHTPESSESGRVQNLQDSESRSTDASESKELQEGQEIYIQTEGLTVQLAEPGSDRIVIVNGPDGTTMHIQTPEGIPLEAVQALLGIESSDGTRASQ; encoded by the exons ATGGCGGACAACGAGGATGACAGTGGTtcgataagaaaaaaaagtccgCCTCACGCCGTCTTCTGCTCACAGTCCGCGGGCACACAGGGCACCCAGCCCCGGGAGCGTGTGTCAGCTTCACCGTCAGGGTCCGGAGCTCAGCTGGAACATGTCTTACAGAGATGCCCGGACGAACAGAGCGTCATTGTGGGCACAGAGCTCGCCCTGGGCTCGGACCTGGTCAACACCACCATCATCTACGTGCAGCCGGACGGCAGTCTGGTGGACGGCTCTGGACTGACGagcgagcagcagcaggctcTGTTAGAGCAGCTCACCAAGCAAGAACTGGTCCAGGTCTCGGACCTCGAGGCCGCCCAGCTGCTCCAGCAAAGCCAGGCCAAAACAGTCCCGGTCCACAGTGCAGTCTTGGAACCGAGCCAGCTGCAGCAGGTCATCAATCAGGTGACCAAGTCCAAACAGCCACAGGTCCACATCCAGGCCTCTAAGCAAAAGCAGAGCCAGGTCCCTCAGCAGAACCTGATCCAGGTCCCTCAACTCAGTATGAAGAACCAGAACAATGCCTCCCAGCAGCTGAAAAGTGTCGCCCAGCAAGTGGCTATGCAGACCAGTGGTATGGTCCAGGTGGTCCAGAAGAAG TTAGAACCAGTTAGGATCCAGATTCAGGTTCCCCCCAAACAAGAAGTAAAGCCTGGTGCTGCCCTCCAGCAAAATAATGTACTTGTCCACCAGCCACAGGTGAAGCTGTCCACCAACGGCAGTGTGAGCAGCGCTCAGATCATTCACCTGCAGCCTGTGGTTGGCCAGCAGGGGCAGCAGTTCTTCTTTCAGCAGAGTCCGGGGGACCCTCACATCCAACTGCTGCTCCAGAGCCCCGCTCCCGTCGTAGGATCTCTTCTACCAGTGGTTCACAAGGTGACGGGCCAGACCACAAAAATGGCCACTGCCTCTGGGCCGAGTCCCAAACCTGCTGTGTCCCTCTCCGCTGTCAAGACCCCACCCCCTCCCACAACTGTCAGCATTCCGATAATTAAAAGTCCTGCAAATGACCCGACAGCTGCCGGGAAGAGTCCACTTAAGTCCCCAAACATCAACACACCAGCACCCAGACAGATGACCACGCCTCCTCCCGCTGCACCGGCTGTGAAGGACAAAGAAAGagacgacaaaaaaaaggtgaagacGAGGCAGAAGAAGGTGTTGAAGGTCCAGACCAGATCTGGGCGGGTCTCCAGACCACCAAAGTACAAAGCCAAAGATTACATGTTTATAAAGACCGAGGACCTGGCTGACAGCCATCAGTCAGACTCTGACGATTACTCCGACATGagtgtggaggaggaaggggagggcGGGAGGAAGGACGGCCATGTCCCTGgcacctccccctccctcacctACAGTCACAAGTCCCGGTCCCACCGCTGCCAGACCTGTGATAAGGCCTACATCGGTCCTGGGGGCCTGAATCGGCACTACAAGCTGAACCCGAGTCATGGAGACCCGGAGACCCCCGACAACCAGCCTAGCAACGCACTTGGAgacatcagccaatcacaggagaCTATAGCCACAGAGGGGAGGGACAAGACGGCTGCTGCCATGGCGACAAACAGG GTGGACATTGGTCCAGCCTCAGCCTTCGGACTCAAGAGCTGTCATCACCGAGGTCCCGGTCGGCCTCGGGGGCGGGGGCGGGGCCGCGGTCGGCTGTTGGCACCGTCTCCTAAG CTTCCTCACATGACTGTGGGCCTGGTCAGTAGGCGGGGCCGACGCGGTCGTCCTCCAAAGCTCAGTGTGACAtcagagcagcagacacagaagAGACGAGACAGACTGCACGAG ctgGTGGAGCAGTGTGAGGATGAGGAGCTGATGGACATTGTTCTTCCTCGTCTAACTCAAGTGTTGAGTCTGTGGGAGCTGCTGCTGGCAAAG GTGGAGCGTGGTGGTTCAGCTCGGACCCGTTTCCCAGACGTTTACCGTGAGTATGAGTCCTTGCAGGTTCATGTGAAAGAGGCCGCTCAGGATTACATCATCAACCCACAGGCTGGAGCCACGCCTCTCGAGGTCACAAATATCGAG GTGGCCAGGTCTCTGGGGATCCTGGACGAGGTTAACCGTATGAAGGTGGTTCCTGGAGCAGCTCCACCCTCGAGTTTGACCAATAAGAACGTCCGATACATGGAG AATTCCAAGATGCTTCCGCCGTCAAAGAGATTCAAGATGGAGAACAGTATTCAGGTTCAGCAGAACGGGATTGAGAAGTACACAACAG GTGGGACGACAGAGACCTCCGCGACCTCCGCGACCTCTGTGACCTCCTCTCTGAAGACCTGCTCGGTCTCCGTGTCTCCTCTGATGATTCCAGATGGATCCAAACTGACCTTGGCCACTGACTCCGCCTCCAG CTCCTGTGGCTCCACCTTGGTTGAGGCGCTGCCCCCTGAAACAACAGGAGTGAGTTCAGGAGAGGACCAAGGGGAGGGGCCTCTGTTGGCAGACCAAGTCCAGTCCCAGCATCAGGTCCTGAAGACCCCTGACATCAAAGCACAGatgaaggagctggaggaagTTCAGGGTAGAGGTCCTGGGTCTGGGTGTGTCCACACACCTGGTTCTACCCACACACCCGAGTCCAGTGAATCCGGCAGAGTCCAGAACCTTCAAGACTCTGAGTCCCGCTCCACAGATGCAAGTGAGTCCAAAGAGCTGCAAGAGGGACAGGAGATCTACATCCAGACAGAGGGATTGACAGTCCAACTGGCAGAACCTGGATCTGACCGTATTGTCATTGTCAATGGTCCAGATGGAACCACGATGCACATCCAGACTCCAGAGGGAATTCCCCTTGAGGCAGTCCAGGCCCTGCTCGGAATAGAATCTTCAGACGGAACCAGAGCTTCTCAATAA
- the im:7136021 gene encoding uncharacterized protein im:7136021 isoform X2: protein MTSSPELPDELWLHVFTFLSWRDKLSARATCSYFRHLLDKARPLWKDFSVVLRHFSRYNHAFWRSLAQRHVGSILLRSVKRKHLRALLAWLPALHALRLDDWREGHVTELQRFRHLQHLSLTSCSVPLKNLDFLFPLSRQLTHLSLCNVQFTCASSHLLATIGQLTRLTSLVLHHDGSVRVATLGGVLSHLTELRHLSYTMITYKTLSRDFFGHAHLAGGALQLTDLQLLDYDAALTPEVLQPLSRLRSLSVFHLYSVPGPVCHMTTWMTSLPQLHSLSVYGGHPLASYADLLPSSLRSLTLNVDLQHEDLQVVSQRAPHLEHLHLEPWSSSSTLIALLPHLFPHLRTLRIRHHSVSDVDFLALQRLQHLNKLEVLDSFHRPDPSDPSWVVYEPSPRLQELVCGLQKLTNQRVQVVTSSHRDPLTCVCV, encoded by the exons ATGACGTCATCACCGGAGCTTCCCGACGAGCTGTGGCTGCACGTGTTCACTTTCCTGTCCTGGAGAGACAAACTGAGTGCTCGCGCTACCTGTTCATATTTCAGACACCTGTTGGATAAGGCCCGCCCCCTGTGGAAGGACTTTAGCGTCGTGCTGCGTCACTTCTCCAGGTACAACCATGCGTTCTGGCGCAGCCTGGCTCAGCGGCACGTGGGCAGCATATTGTTGCGTTCAGTAAAGAGGAAACACCTGAGGGCACTGTTGGCATGGTTACCTGCGCTTCACGCACTGCGATTGGACGACTGGAGAGAAGGACACGTCACCGAGCTCCAGAGGTTCCGGCACCTGCAGCATCTgtcactcacttcctgttcagtGCCACTAAAGAACCTggacttcctgtttcctctgaGTCGTCAGCTGACACACCTGAGCCTGTGTAACGTTCAGTTCACCTGTGCGTCCTCGCACCTGTTGGCCACCATCGGTCAGCTGACTCGTCTCACGTCACTGGTGCTGCATCACGACGGCAGCGTGCGCGTGGCGACGCTGGGCGGCGTCCTGAGTCACCTGACCGAGCTGCGACACCTGTCCTACACCATGATCACCTACAAGACCCTGTCCCGGGACTTCTTTGGCCACGCCCACCTCGCAG ggggcgctctgcAGCTCACTGACCTTCAGCTGCTCGACTACGACGCCGCGCTGACACCTGAGGTCCTGCAGCCTTTGTCCCGCCTCCGCAGTCTGTCCGTCTTCCACCTGTACTCTGTCCCCGGACCcgtgtgtcacatgaccacatggaTGACATCACTGCCACAGCTGCACAGCCTCAGTGTGTACG GGGGACATCCTCTGGCGTCGTACGCAGACCTGCTGCCGTCCTCCCTCAGGAGTCTGACCCTAAACGTGGATCTGCAGCACGAAGACCTGCAGGTGGTTTCACAGAGAGCTCCTCACCTGGAACACCTGCACCTGGAGCCCTGgagctcctcctccacactcATCGCACTCCTCCCACATCTGTTCCCTCACCTGAGAACTTTACGCATCAG ACATCACTCCGTCTCAGACGTGGACTTCCTGGCCCTGCAGCGGCTGCAGCATCTAAACAAGCTTGAGGTTCTGGATTCGTTTCACAGACCGGACCCAAGCGATCCGAGCTGGGTCGTGTACGAGCCAAGTCCTCGTCTACAGGAACTCGTCTGTGGTCTGCAGAAACTGACCAACCAGAGAGTTCAGGTGGTGACCAGCTCACACCGAGAccctctcacctgtgtgtgtgtgtga
- the ankrd9 gene encoding ankyrin repeat domain-containing protein 9, with product MPRLPWLLASQNDVMSERHCERTSFSFYCAVREGLPVWLLEDMRAMEVFCWEDGRPRAFLPSEALLYALVHDHQDYARYLLDRYSLSALTAPRCSFCCGHRSGTPHLNVAVRYDRVSILGAMVETLKDVATATERQQLLESCGSCAHVSDEGKTAVRLALELSRADCLLLLLVHGARPDGLDAALQTLVSSGAAQRRRARRCLDLLLLFLPYPQPPRCVREEPQRWQSLLGNRVFSWLCGLAPPPLLLQALRCLVRSGPDQISTLPNFLQPHSWQ from the coding sequence ATGCCGcggttgccatggttactggCCTCTCAGAATGACGTCATGTCGGAGCGTCATTGCGAGCGGACGTCGTTCTCCTTCTACTGCGCGGTGAGGGAGGGGCTTCCCGTGTGGCTGCTGGAGGACATGCGTGCCATGGAAGTGTTCTGCTGGGAGGACGGGCGCCCGCGAGCGTTCCTGCCATCGGAGGCGCTGTTGTACGCGCTGGTGCACGATCACCAAGACTATGCGCGTTACCTGCTCGACAGGTACTCACTGAGCGCGCTCACAGCGCCGCGCTGCAGCTTCTGCTGCGGCCACCGCAGCGGAACACCGCACCTGAACGTGGCGGTGCGTTACGACCGCGTGTCCATCCTCGGCGCGATGGTGGAGACGCTGAAGGACGTCGCCACAGCGACCGAGcgacagcagctgctggaaaGCTGCGGCAGCTGCGCGCACGTTTCTGACGAGGGAAAGACGGCGGTGCGGCTGGCGCTGGAGCTGTCGCGCGCAGACtgtctgctactgctgctggtTCACGGGGCGCGGCCCGACGGACTCGACGCCGCGCTGCAGACGCTCGTCTCCAGCGGCGCGGCGCAGCGACGCCGCGCCCGCCGCTGCCTcgacttgctgctgctgtttctgcccTATCCTCAGCCGCCGCGCTGCGTGCGCGAGGAGCCGCAGCGCTGGCAAAGCCTGCTGGGAAACCGAGTGTTCAGTTGGCTGTGTGGTCTGGCTCCGCCCCCCCTCCTGCTGCAGGCGCTCAGGTGTCTGGTCCGGTCTGGCCCAGACCAGATTAGCACACTGCCCAACttcctgcagcctcacagctgGCAGTAA
- the im:7136021 gene encoding uncharacterized protein im:7136021 isoform X1, translating to MTSSPELPDELWLHVFTFLSWRDKLSARATCSYFRHLLDKARPLWKDFSVVLRHFSRYNHAFWRSLAQRHVGSILLRSVKRKHLRALLAWLPALHALRLDDWREGHVTELQRFRHLQHLSLTSCSVPLKNLDFLFPLSRQLTHLSLCNVQFTCASSHLLATIGQLTRLTSLVLHHDGSVRVATLGGVLSHLTELRHLSYTMITYKTLSRDFFGHAHLAAGGALQLTDLQLLDYDAALTPEVLQPLSRLRSLSVFHLYSVPGPVCHMTTWMTSLPQLHSLSVYGGHPLASYADLLPSSLRSLTLNVDLQHEDLQVVSQRAPHLEHLHLEPWSSSSTLIALLPHLFPHLRTLRIRHHSVSDVDFLALQRLQHLNKLEVLDSFHRPDPSDPSWVVYEPSPRLQELVCGLQKLTNQRVQVVTSSHRDPLTCVCV from the exons ATGACGTCATCACCGGAGCTTCCCGACGAGCTGTGGCTGCACGTGTTCACTTTCCTGTCCTGGAGAGACAAACTGAGTGCTCGCGCTACCTGTTCATATTTCAGACACCTGTTGGATAAGGCCCGCCCCCTGTGGAAGGACTTTAGCGTCGTGCTGCGTCACTTCTCCAGGTACAACCATGCGTTCTGGCGCAGCCTGGCTCAGCGGCACGTGGGCAGCATATTGTTGCGTTCAGTAAAGAGGAAACACCTGAGGGCACTGTTGGCATGGTTACCTGCGCTTCACGCACTGCGATTGGACGACTGGAGAGAAGGACACGTCACCGAGCTCCAGAGGTTCCGGCACCTGCAGCATCTgtcactcacttcctgttcagtGCCACTAAAGAACCTggacttcctgtttcctctgaGTCGTCAGCTGACACACCTGAGCCTGTGTAACGTTCAGTTCACCTGTGCGTCCTCGCACCTGTTGGCCACCATCGGTCAGCTGACTCGTCTCACGTCACTGGTGCTGCATCACGACGGCAGCGTGCGCGTGGCGACGCTGGGCGGCGTCCTGAGTCACCTGACCGAGCTGCGACACCTGTCCTACACCATGATCACCTACAAGACCCTGTCCCGGGACTTCTTTGGCCACGCCCACCTCGCAG cagggggcgctctgcAGCTCACTGACCTTCAGCTGCTCGACTACGACGCCGCGCTGACACCTGAGGTCCTGCAGCCTTTGTCCCGCCTCCGCAGTCTGTCCGTCTTCCACCTGTACTCTGTCCCCGGACCcgtgtgtcacatgaccacatggaTGACATCACTGCCACAGCTGCACAGCCTCAGTGTGTACG GGGGACATCCTCTGGCGTCGTACGCAGACCTGCTGCCGTCCTCCCTCAGGAGTCTGACCCTAAACGTGGATCTGCAGCACGAAGACCTGCAGGTGGTTTCACAGAGAGCTCCTCACCTGGAACACCTGCACCTGGAGCCCTGgagctcctcctccacactcATCGCACTCCTCCCACATCTGTTCCCTCACCTGAGAACTTTACGCATCAG ACATCACTCCGTCTCAGACGTGGACTTCCTGGCCCTGCAGCGGCTGCAGCATCTAAACAAGCTTGAGGTTCTGGATTCGTTTCACAGACCGGACCCAAGCGATCCGAGCTGGGTCGTGTACGAGCCAAGTCCTCGTCTACAGGAACTCGTCTGTGGTCTGCAGAAACTGACCAACCAGAGAGTTCAGGTGGTGACCAGCTCACACCGAGAccctctcacctgtgtgtgtgtgtga
- the tecpr2 gene encoding tectonin beta-propeller repeat-containing protein 2, whose protein sequence is MEMQPSSVSVLREFCPLYYLLNAIPAKVQRGFKSVVVYLTALDSSSDFVAVGSSIGMLYLYCRRLAHMNKYSVEGKCDAITAVKLLSCFDDLVAVGTASGRVAVFQLVSPLPGRNKQLRRFDVAGVHKGLVTSLAWSSNGMKLFSGDDKGRVVFSSLDLDQGVCNPVVLLDESTAVVQLDYSHQVLLVSTQHRSLFYCMQTHTVDQLGTRARKSSGRFGASFLPALCKQSDVQVFAARPGLRLWRCDIRGQVEETRLLRALFNTRVPHFELFPRCGPMGAYRPSDRQLGLLSCFHRDGWIVSWNEYSVYVLDCVNEVIVGALESSGDIVSVSCCDNEIFILKGDRDIIRLSNSPEGLSSNLSELSNRLSSPLATPTLLPPTGSVETAQPIRTMAIIVEGGGRQEGGATLREGLGKKEHGEQVEREEVMQPHLLTSSSHSHSSSTPSWDGLHGNSPETTSCHLSSKCYSAPLGQEEMQQELVVKAIKVKKKKTKRRQDSSCSDTLVVQDSSCSDAGSGSPLSDRVALMWLDLQKQDSQETGQGIEDGPELDLCSSNPPPSLRTGNPEGVPQTPDVDVLLDCTFSYMHTTEDNDGQRQQPVEEQEEEYLSPLFGQEEVDNSGPPAGLADQMFYSTVSTLDRGPSVSSDEDGDIYCHTLPPGGSKGDVLTCLSSHTETREIQTYVDTPDRERHKSEQLAESWMGYSGPGCGVLSLQVTDRYVWCLDFKGGLFCSTLPESGLNWQRFEDNVHQVAVSPSGNLLWKVEQKTMTASACAKVSVKGKRHWYKAVEQTAFIALSDHSAWIIRTNGDLYLQTGLSVDRPCARSVKVDSPCVFSQVCVRGGVVWALSEHKALFYREGLSSYCSEGESWRSDTISEAQGLDIMCVALGDGGTAWALDSSGALWFRMGITCCRPQGDDEHWWQVSISDYVVFDQGSFFQTLLQATQSVATVTRAPVERVVAFLSQYSQCQPSLISANTSGIWVASGRNQLHLARGSLVGTFWQNVVPRGTVSATRWSFITSSPVPHTEGTFLWLAQSRKDLFCVWDQDGELRPTSIPLLPDVEFTHLSACRDALWGLDTYGRVSIRPLSPSCPTGLNWTHLDLSQLGSVRLVTLSCGSQNIWAIDSRGVVYFRVGTQPLNPSMMLPAWIHIEPPEQPVGVQLVSIQTSPNDHLLWALDNRGSVFVRTGLSHEMPVGTAWELVPGLAVRQLVLSSHTVWVRCVNGDLARRYGVSERNPAGDYWKKIPGNVNWLTVTPEDELWAVTRAGGLSRRLTKILPQSFCEPAPSGPAPSRDDVDDEWELI, encoded by the exons ATGGAGATGCAGCCGAGCTCAGTGTCCGTCCTCAGAGAGTTCTGTCCACTCTACTACCTGCTGAACGCCATCCCAGCAAAG GTCCAGCGGGGGTTCAAGTCTGTGGTGGTCTACCTGACGGCTctggacagcagcagtgactttgTGGCAGTGGGCAGCAGCATCGGGATGCTTTACCTCTACTGCCGCCGCCTGGCACACATGAACAAGTACAGCGTGGAG GGGAAGTGTGATGCGATCACGGCAGTGAAGCTTCTTAGCTGCTTTGATGACCTGGTTGCCGTGGGAACAGCTTCAGGTCGGGTTGCGGTCTTTCAGCTGGTTTCTCCACTTCCTGGGCGCAACAAACAG ttgAGGCGTTTCGATGTCGCTGGTGTGCACAAAGGTCTGGTGACGTCGTTGGCGTGGAGCAGCAACGGGATGAAGCTTTTCTCTGGAGATGACAAAGGACGAGTCGTCTTCTCGTCTCTGGACCTGGATCAG ggcgTGTGTAACCCTGTGGTCTTACTGGACGAGTCCACAGCTGTGGTTCAGTTGGACTATAGTCACCAGGTTCTGCTCGTGTCAACACAACACAGGTCTTTGTTTTACTGCATGCAGACGCACACGGTGGATCAACTGGGAACCAGAGCACGCAAGAG TAGCGGCAGGTTCGGTGCTAGCTTCCTGCCGGCACTGTGTAAACAAAGTGACGTTCAGGTGTTTGCTGCTCGACCTGGGCTTAGACTGTGGAGGTGTGACATCAGAGGACAGGTGGAGGAGACACGCCTCCTGAGGGCGCTGTTCAACACGCgg GTCCCTCACTTTGAGCTGTTTCCTCGCTGTGGACCAATGGGAGCGTACCGTCCGTCAGACCGACAGCTGGGTCTGCTCAGCTGTTTCCATAGAGACGGATGGATCGTGAGCTGGAACGAGTACAGCGTGTATGTGCTGGACTGTGTGAACGAg GTGATTGTTGGAGCGTTGGAGAGCAGTGGAGACATTGTGTCAGTGTCCTGTTGTGACAATGAGATCTTCATCCTCAAAGGAGACAGAGACATCATCCGTCTGTCCAACAGTCCTGAAGGACTCTCTTCCAACT TGTCAGAGCTGTCCAACCGTCTGTCCTCACCTTTGGCCACACCCACTCTCCTTCCACCAACTGGATCAGTGGAAACagctcagccaatcagaacCATGGCCATCATTGTAGAGGGCGGGGGGAGGCAGGAGGGAGGAGCTACATTGAGGGAGGGGCTTGGAAAGAAGGAGCATGGAGAGCAagtggagagggaggag GTGATGCAGCCACATTTGCTTACCAGCAGCTCCCATAGCCACAGTAGCTCCACCCCTTCCTGGGATGGTCTCCATGGAAACAGCCCTGAGACCACATCCTGTCACCTTAGCTCCAAATGCTACAGTGCTCCCCTTGGCCAGGAGGAGATGCAGCAGGAGCTGGTGGTGAAAGCcataaaagtgaagaagaagaagacgaaaagACGGCAAG ACAGCAGCTGTTCAGACACACTGGTGGTCCAggacagcagctgcagtgacGCAGGAAGTGGCAGTCCTCTGAGTGACCGAGTGGCCCTCATGTGGCTGGACCTTCAGAAGCAGGACTCCCAGGAAACAGGACAAGGCATAGAAGACGGACCGGAGCTGGACTTGTG CTCCAGCAACCCTCCACCATCCCTGAGGACAGGAAACCCTGAGGGTGTTCCTCAGACTCCAGACGTGGACGTGCTGCTGGACTGCACCTTCTCCTACATGCACACGACTGAGGACAATGATGGACAGAGACAGCAGccagtggaggagcaggaggaggaataTCTGAGCCCTCTGTTCGGACAGGAGGAG GTGGATAACTCGGGGCCACCTGCTGGCCTGGCTGACCAGATGTTTTACTCTACTGTGTCCACTCTGGACAGAGGACCCAGTGTGTCCAGTGATGAAGACGGAGACATCTACTGTCACACTCTGCCCCCAGGGGGCAGCAAAGGAGATGTCCTCACATGTCTATCCAGTCATACAGAGACCAGAGAAATACAGACATATGTGGACACTCCAGACCGAGAGAGACACAAGTCGGAACAG ttGGCAGAAAGCTGGATGGGATACTCTGGTCCAGGGTGTGGGGTCCTGAGCCTGCAGGTGACGGACAG GTACGTGTGGTGTCTGGACTTTAAAGGAGGACTGTTCTGCAGTACTCTGCCAGAAAGTGGACTCAACTGGCAGCGTTTTGAAGACAATGTCCACCAGGTGGCGGTATCACCATCAG GTAACTTGTTATGGAAGGTGGAGCAGAAGACCATGACGGCGTCTGCTTGTGCTAAAGTGTCAGTCAAAGGAAAACGTCACTGGTACAAAGCTGTGGAGCAAACGGCTTTCATCGCTCTGAGTGACCACTCTGCCTGGATCATCAGGACCAACGGGGACCTCTACCTGCAGACAG gTCTCAGCGTAGACCGCCCCTGTGCTCGCTCAGTGAAGGTGGACTCACCTTGTGTGTTcagtcaggtgtgtgtgcgaGGGGGTGTGGTCTGGGCTCTGAGCGAACACAAGGCCTTGTTCTACAGAGAAGGACTTAGCAGCTACTGCAGCGAGGGCGAGTCCTGGAGGTCCGACACCATCAG tgagGCTCAGGGTCTGGACATCATGTGCGTTGCCCTGGGAGATGGAGGGACGGCGTGGGCTCTGGACTCCAGTGGTGCTCTGTGGTTCAGGATGGGGATCACTTGTTGTAGACCACAGGGAGATGACGAGCACTGGTGGCAG GTCAGTATTTCAGACTACGTGGTCTTTGATCAGGGAAGTTTTTTCCAGACGCTGCTGCAGGCCACGCAGAGTGTTGCCACGGTAACCAGGGCGCCAGTGGAGCGGGTGGTGGCCTTTCTCTCTCAGTACTCTCAGTGTCAGCCAAGTCTTATCAGCGCCAACACCAGCGGGATCTGGGTCGCATCAGGCCGGAATCAACTGCACTTGGCCCGTGGCAGCCTTGTGG GAACGTTCTGGCAGAATGTGGTTCCCAGAGGAACCGTCTCAGCTACTAGATGGAGCTTCATCACGTCCTCACCTGTTCCTCACACAGAAG GTACATTCCTGTGGTTGGCTCAGAGCAGGAAGGACCTGTTCTGTGTTTGGGATCAGGACGGAGAGCTCCGCCCCACATCCATCCCCCTGCTGCCAgat GTGGAGTTCACTCACCTGTCTGCCTGTCGTGATGCTCTTTGGGGTCTGGACACTTATGGACGAGTTAGTATCCGCCCACTGTCTCCGTCCTGTCCTACAGGACTCAACTGGACACACCTGGACCTGAGTCAGCTTG gttCTGTCCGTCTGGTCACTCTGAGCTGCGGCAGTCAGAACATCTGGGCCATCGACAGCCGAGGGGTTGTTTACTTCAGGGTCGGAACACAACCGCTGAACCCGAGCATGATGCTGCCAGCCTGGATCCACATAGAACCACCTGAACAG CCGGTGGGAGTTCAGCTGGTCAGTATCCAGACGAGTCCTAATGACCATCTGCTCTGGGCACTGGACAACCGAGGATCCGTGTTCGTCAGAACCGGTCTGAGCCATGAGATGCCGGTAGGGACAGCGTGGGAGCTGGTGCCAG gGTTAGCAGTGAGACAGCTCGTCCTCAGTTCTCACACTGTTTGGGTTCGTTGTGTAAACGGAGATTTAGCTCGACGGTACGGAGTTTCTGAACGAAACCCTGCAGGAGATTACTGGAAGAAGATTCCTGGGAACGTCAACTGGTTAACTG taaCTCCAGAGGACGAGTTATGGGCGGTGACTCGGGCCGGGGGTTTGTCTCGCCGACTGACAAAGATCCTCCCACAGTCTTTCTGTGAACCTGCTCCCTCAGGCCCCGCCCCCAGCAGGGATGACGTTGATGATGAATGGGAGctcatctga